One segment of Onychomys torridus chromosome 3, mOncTor1.1, whole genome shotgun sequence DNA contains the following:
- the Cd8a gene encoding T-cell surface glycoprotein CD8 alpha chain — MASRVTCLLLSLTLLLNSFAGLQGLEYFQMSPKKLVAELGQNVKLTCEVLLPTAQGCSWLFQEHGSGRKPTFLVYLSSTRKKSNGKLYSSQISGEKKGGDQYTLTLSKFSEETQGYYFCSVTSNSVVHFSPLVPVFLPEKPTTPVPVPRLPTPLPTTGTPRSQRPEACRPGAGVSVKKSGLDFDCNIFIWAPLAGICGVLLLSLVITLICCHRNRRRVCKCPRPLVRQGGKPGPSEKFV; from the exons ATGGCCTCGCGGGTGACCTGCCTTCTTCTCTCGCTGACCCTGCTGCTGA ATTCCTTCGCTGGGCTCCAGGGTTTGGAATACTTTCAAATGTCGCCCAAGAAGTTGGTCGCTGAACTTGGCCAGAACGTGAAGCTGACCTGCGAAGTGCTGTTGCCCACTGCGCAAGGATGCTCTTGGCTCTTCCAGGAGCACGGCTCCGGACGTAAACCCACCTTCCTCGTCTATCTCTCTTCGACCCGGAAAAAATCGAATGGCAAGCTATATTCAAGTCAGATCTCCGGCGAGAAGAAAGGTGGTGATCAGTACACCCTCACCCTGAGCAAGTTCAGCGAGGAAACCCAAGGCTACTATTTCTGCTCTGTTACAAGCAACTCAGTGGTGCACTTCAGTCCTCTGGTGCCGGTCTTTCTGCCAG agaagCCGACCACGCCAGTGCCAGTGCCGCGACTACCCACACCACTGCCCACTACCGGGACACCCCGGTCCCAGCGACCAGAAGCTTGCCGGCCCGGGGCGGGCGTTTCAG TGAAGAAGAGCGGCTTGGACTTCGACTGTAATATCTTCATCTGGGCACCCTTAGCCGGAATCTGCGGGGTCCTTCTGCTGTCCCTGGTCATCACGCTCATCTGCTGCCACA GGAACCGAAGGCGTGTTTGCAAATGTCCCAG GCCCCTGGTCAGACAAGGAGGCAAGCCCGGCCCTTCAGAGAAATTCGTGTAA